From a region of the Brevibacterium siliguriense genome:
- a CDS encoding bifunctional metallophosphatase/5'-nucleotidase: protein MSKLVTKVLATGAAVSMLTLPGLSPAIAAPSLGNGNSTEGSATAPSESAPANPDETANDSTAGGSSAKSQDDADVDQDSGSEAQSAPEGTKVQLLNVTDFHGRISEAGTQVASVVEEERAKFGTGGDNAGTALLSTGDNIGASTYTSSSQNDKPTLDVLNAMGVEASAVGNHEFDKGIDDLTGRVSDEADFPYSAANVYDKGTENVVDGLDEYSIVDVAGVKIAVIGVVTKDTASLVSPDGIADLDFGDPTDAVNRVAEDLEELPEDEQPDMTVVEAHLGASSTESLEDAKASNAEFKKLVTEADASVDAMFTGHTHMPYSFEAPVPGEPDRTRPVIEAGSYGEYVGQVTMRVDGNSNWQASGIDLIETEGKSYDSEVVDKVAGIVSDAEDKAKELGSEVTGTISEDITRAKKDGEEDRGAESTLGNLVADALKEGVEETQLEEADFGITNPGGLRTDLLCDDIYNTEDKCEVTVAELNSVLPFANDHGVVTMKGEDVIGLFEEQWQPDGASRPFLHLGISDDLDVVYDTEADKGEHVKSVKVDGKDIDPNKDYRVATLSFLAAGGDNFSSFAKGDFEQSGLTDFETWENYFNKHQAEGEDVTPDKNERQADSAKDVIDNGELSAELTAPKTIKPGESAEFTLKTDAKSEVSGPIDITVDLPEGYTAEAAAQSEAQSASADATKDEAPEVSAEAAAKTITLDSIPAGEAETPVTVTAPKDASGEVTVKVSVQANAEGPWWDDNPLPLAHEFEATAAVGDDADASAGDGGSADGGSADGGAADGGAADGGDSAAGGVADGGDDAAGGSDGSSNAGGDADGANASSDGGSADGSGADANGSKDGGDLPRTGFETFNIVAAALALIVAGATAVTIVRRRKLSLQG, encoded by the coding sequence ATGTCGAAACTTGTGACCAAAGTGCTGGCCACGGGCGCCGCAGTGTCGATGCTGACACTGCCGGGGCTCTCGCCGGCCATTGCGGCGCCTTCCCTGGGAAACGGAAACTCGACCGAAGGCAGCGCCACAGCACCGAGTGAGTCGGCTCCCGCGAACCCCGATGAGACGGCGAATGATTCGACAGCCGGCGGCAGTTCTGCGAAGTCGCAGGATGATGCCGACGTTGATCAGGACTCGGGCAGCGAAGCGCAGTCGGCACCCGAGGGCACCAAGGTCCAGCTGCTCAATGTCACCGACTTCCACGGACGCATCTCCGAGGCCGGCACTCAGGTCGCCTCGGTGGTCGAAGAGGAGCGTGCGAAGTTCGGCACGGGCGGCGACAATGCAGGTACCGCGCTGCTGTCGACCGGTGACAACATCGGAGCTTCGACCTACACGTCCTCGTCGCAGAACGACAAGCCCACCCTCGACGTCCTCAACGCCATGGGCGTCGAGGCTTCGGCTGTCGGCAACCACGAATTCGACAAAGGCATCGACGACCTCACAGGACGCGTCAGCGACGAAGCCGACTTCCCGTACTCGGCAGCCAACGTCTACGACAAGGGAACGGAGAACGTCGTCGACGGCCTCGACGAGTACTCCATCGTCGATGTGGCGGGAGTCAAGATCGCCGTCATCGGCGTCGTCACCAAGGACACCGCTTCGCTCGTCTCACCGGACGGAATCGCCGACCTCGACTTCGGCGACCCCACGGACGCAGTCAACCGCGTGGCCGAGGATCTCGAGGAGCTGCCCGAAGACGAACAGCCGGATATGACGGTCGTCGAGGCCCACCTCGGCGCGTCGTCGACCGAGAGCCTCGAGGACGCGAAAGCGTCGAATGCCGAGTTCAAGAAGCTCGTCACGGAGGCCGACGCCTCGGTCGACGCCATGTTCACCGGCCACACCCACATGCCGTATTCCTTCGAAGCACCCGTGCCCGGAGAGCCCGACCGAACCCGTCCCGTCATCGAGGCCGGCAGCTACGGCGAATACGTCGGGCAGGTGACAATGCGCGTCGACGGCAACAGCAATTGGCAGGCCAGCGGCATCGACCTCATCGAGACCGAGGGCAAGAGCTATGACTCCGAGGTCGTCGACAAGGTCGCCGGCATCGTCAGCGACGCAGAGGACAAGGCCAAGGAACTCGGCTCCGAGGTCACCGGCACGATCAGCGAGGACATCACCCGGGCCAAGAAGGACGGCGAAGAGGATCGCGGTGCCGAGTCCACGCTCGGCAACCTCGTCGCCGATGCACTCAAAGAGGGCGTCGAGGAGACCCAGCTGGAGGAGGCCGACTTCGGTATCACGAACCCCGGTGGACTGCGCACCGACCTGCTCTGCGACGACATCTACAACACTGAAGACAAGTGCGAAGTCACCGTTGCCGAACTCAACAGCGTGCTTCCCTTCGCGAACGACCACGGCGTCGTGACGATGAAGGGCGAAGACGTCATCGGCCTGTTCGAAGAACAGTGGCAGCCCGACGGTGCGTCCCGACCGTTCCTCCACCTGGGCATCTCCGATGACCTCGACGTCGTCTACGACACTGAAGCCGACAAGGGCGAGCACGTGAAGTCCGTCAAGGTCGATGGCAAAGACATCGACCCGAACAAGGACTACCGGGTTGCGACGCTGAGCTTCCTCGCGGCCGGTGGTGACAACTTCTCCTCCTTCGCCAAGGGCGACTTCGAACAGTCGGGACTGACCGACTTCGAGACCTGGGAGAACTACTTCAACAAGCACCAGGCCGAGGGCGAGGACGTCACCCCGGACAAGAACGAACGACAGGCCGACTCAGCCAAGGACGTCATCGACAATGGTGAGCTGAGCGCCGAGCTGACTGCTCCGAAGACCATCAAGCCGGGTGAGAGCGCCGAGTTCACGCTCAAGACGGATGCGAAGTCCGAGGTGTCGGGTCCCATCGACATCACCGTCGACCTGCCCGAAGGCTATACCGCCGAGGCGGCCGCACAGTCCGAGGCCCAGTCGGCTTCCGCCGATGCCACCAAGGACGAAGCCCCCGAGGTCAGCGCCGAGGCGGCTGCGAAGACGATCACTCTCGACTCGATCCCGGCGGGGGAGGCCGAGACTCCTGTGACTGTGACCGCGCCCAAGGACGCCTCGGGTGAGGTGACCGTCAAGGTCAGCGTGCAGGCGAATGCCGAAGGTCCGTGGTGGGACGACAACCCGCTGCCGCTGGCACACGAGTTCGAAGCCACCGCTGCGGTCGGTGACGACGCGGATGCGTCGGCCGGCGATGGCGGTTCGGCCGACGGCGGTTCCGCTGATGGCGGTGCCGCTGACGGTGGTGCCGCTGACGGCGGAGACAGCGCAGCCGGGGGCGTCGCCGATGGCGGGGACGACGCGGCTGGTGGATCGGATGGTTCGTCGAATGCCGGCGGCGACGCCGACGGTGCGAATGCTTCGTCCGACGGTGGTTCGGCCGATGGCTCCGGGGCCGATGCGAACGGTTCCAAGGACGGCGGTGACCTGCCGCGCACCGGCTTCGAGACCTTCAACATCGTCGCTGCGGCACTGGCACTCATCGTCGCAGGCGCCACAGCGGTCACGATCGTCCGCCGCCGCAAGCTCAGCCTTCAAGGCTGA
- the rplM gene encoding 50S ribosomal protein L13 has protein sequence MRTYTAKPGDIEHQWHVIDATDQVLGRLASQVARLLRGKHKTTFTPNTDTGDFVIIINADKVALTGAKLEKKRAYRHSGYPGGLKSVNYAELLATHPERAVEKAVAGMVPKTRLGRAQMQKLKVYAGAEHPHAAQNPQPYELSQVAQ, from the coding sequence TTGCGTACGTACACAGCTAAGCCCGGTGACATTGAGCACCAGTGGCACGTCATTGACGCCACTGACCAGGTGCTCGGTCGCCTTGCTTCGCAGGTTGCACGCCTCCTGCGCGGCAAGCACAAGACCACGTTCACTCCGAACACGGACACCGGTGACTTCGTCATCATCATCAACGCCGACAAGGTCGCGCTGACAGGTGCGAAGCTCGAGAAGAAGCGCGCTTACCGCCACTCCGGATACCCCGGTGGCCTCAAGAGCGTGAACTATGCCGAGCTCCTCGCCACCCACCCCGAGCGTGCAGTCGAGAAGGCTGTCGCCGGTATGGTCCCGAAGACTCGTCTCGGACGTGCCCAGATGCAGAAGCTGAAGGTCTATGCAGGTGCCGAGCACCCGCACGCCGCTCAGAATCCGCAGCCGTACGAACTCAGCCAGGTCGCGCAGTAA
- the rpsI gene encoding 30S ribosomal protein S9 yields MADTTNATETVEEEITEYTSETPASAGLGESTAGGRGQSLTAPGNGVGRRKQAIARVRLVPGTGEWTINGRTLEEYFPNKLHQQLVNEPFTLLDLGGRFDVIVRISGGGPSGQAGAVRLGVARSLNQIDAESNRAELKKAGYLSRDARVPERKKAGLKKARKAPQFSKR; encoded by the coding sequence GTGGCTGATACCACCAACGCGACAGAAACTGTCGAAGAAGAGATCACCGAATACACTTCCGAGACTCCCGCATCCGCTGGCCTGGGCGAAAGCACTGCCGGCGGACGTGGACAGTCCCTGACCGCTCCTGGCAACGGAGTCGGCCGCCGCAAGCAGGCAATTGCTCGCGTGCGCCTCGTTCCCGGCACCGGTGAGTGGACCATCAACGGACGTACTCTCGAAGAGTACTTCCCGAATAAGCTGCACCAGCAGCTCGTCAACGAGCCCTTCACCCTGCTGGACCTGGGCGGACGTTTCGACGTCATCGTCCGGATCTCCGGCGGTGGACCCTCCGGCCAGGCCGGCGCCGTCCGCCTGGGCGTGGCTCGTTCGCTCAACCAGATCGATGCGGAGTCCAACCGCGCCGAGCTGAAGAAGGCCGGATACCTCAGCCGCGACGCTCGCGTTCCTGAGCGCAAGAAGGCCGGTCTCAAGAAGGCCCGTAAGGCACCTCAGTTCTCGAAGCGCTGA
- the glmM gene encoding phosphoglucosamine mutase → MSRLFGTDGVRGLANRDISAKLALQLSVAGSRVLSRGWTGEKRPFAVVGRDTRVSGEFLSAALSAGIASTGVDVLDAGMLPTPGIAQVVKDTGAAFGVVISASHNPMPDNGIKFFAAGGTKLDDAVEDEILAIFDQDWDRPTGSAVGRISRYPAAADEYTEHLVRCVDADNVRPLSGLKVVVDCAHGAASIVGPAALRQAGAEVIVSAAEPDGFNINDGVGSTHLEPLQRLVVETQSDLGVAFDGDADRCLAVDSLGRVVNGDQVMGILAIGLKELGELRGNTLVTTVMSNLGLTQAMGKYGIKTVQTAVGDRYVLERMIADGYSLGGEQSGHVLMLDHGTTGDGVQTALHLMKRMADAKRTLADLAAEIPQLPQALVNVKGVDKNNVDHPLVAAEVAAVEAELADTGRVLLRASGTEPLIRVMVEASTEDAATAQAERLAASVKEHLAL, encoded by the coding sequence ATGTCACGACTCTTCGGCACCGACGGAGTGCGCGGACTGGCCAATCGCGACATCTCGGCCAAACTCGCGCTCCAGCTCTCGGTCGCAGGTTCACGCGTGCTCAGCCGCGGCTGGACGGGCGAGAAGCGCCCCTTCGCCGTGGTCGGACGTGATACCCGTGTGTCCGGCGAATTCCTCTCCGCCGCACTGAGCGCCGGCATCGCCTCGACCGGAGTCGACGTCCTCGACGCGGGAATGCTGCCTACCCCGGGCATCGCTCAGGTCGTCAAGGACACGGGTGCCGCCTTCGGCGTCGTCATCTCCGCCTCCCACAACCCCATGCCCGACAACGGGATCAAGTTCTTCGCCGCTGGCGGAACGAAGCTCGACGACGCGGTCGAAGACGAGATCCTCGCGATCTTCGACCAGGACTGGGATCGTCCGACCGGATCGGCAGTCGGTCGCATCTCCCGCTACCCGGCCGCCGCCGACGAATACACCGAACACCTCGTGCGCTGCGTCGACGCTGACAACGTGCGTCCGCTGTCCGGGCTCAAGGTCGTCGTCGACTGCGCTCACGGTGCCGCTTCCATCGTCGGACCCGCCGCACTGCGCCAGGCCGGTGCGGAAGTCATCGTCTCCGCCGCCGAACCCGACGGCTTCAACATCAACGATGGTGTGGGCTCGACCCACCTCGAACCGCTGCAGCGCCTCGTCGTCGAGACCCAGTCCGACCTGGGCGTGGCCTTCGACGGCGACGCCGACCGCTGCCTGGCCGTGGACTCCCTGGGCCGCGTCGTCAACGGCGACCAGGTCATGGGCATCCTGGCGATCGGGCTCAAGGAGCTCGGTGAGCTGCGCGGGAACACCTTGGTCACCACAGTCATGTCGAACCTGGGGCTGACGCAGGCGATGGGCAAGTACGGAATCAAGACCGTGCAGACCGCCGTCGGCGACCGCTATGTGCTCGAGCGGATGATCGCGGACGGGTACTCCCTCGGCGGGGAGCAGTCCGGACACGTGCTCATGCTCGACCACGGCACCACCGGCGACGGTGTGCAGACTGCCCTGCACCTGATGAAGCGCATGGCCGACGCCAAGCGCACCCTGGCTGACCTCGCCGCAGAGATCCCGCAGCTGCCGCAGGCGCTCGTCAACGTCAAGGGCGTGGACAAGAACAACGTCGATCATCCGCTGGTCGCCGCCGAGGTGGCCGCGGTCGAGGCCGAGCTCGCCGACACCGGTCGCGTGCTGCTGCGTGCCTCGGGCACCGAGCCGCTGATCCGCGTCATGGTCGAAGCCTCCACCGAGGATGCCGCCACCGCCCAAGCCGAGCGCCTGGCCGCGTCGGTCAAGGAGCACCTCGCGCTGTAA
- a CDS encoding PDDEXK family nuclease — protein sequence MWWVAPLRNACGMFACLSSAELSAAGLSSHQLRIAERCCLRRVRRGVYVVTSVCDEPTHRFIADIGAAAGTTLPCESAGAMKRNEDLHILVRSYVDDCPDGAAFSHRSALIIHGLPIPYFDNGAPLCVEFVHPEFGVRRSSAHIRKRPLDGNTEVVNDFRVTTLPQTLLDVARDYPLAFSVAAVDEALRRKLISIREFADYCAHNPVRTRQGRVDAVIANADARRESVAESIAAVRFVEYSIAGFEPQVVVRDEKGDFVARTDFANPKAHVVAEFDGAGKYYLDGADPKRAFELERRREYSLRNLGFQVFRITWKDLFRGDLFLRIKDTVKRRSR from the coding sequence TTGTGGTGGGTCGCGCCGCTCCGGAATGCTTGTGGGATGTTCGCGTGTCTGTCTTCCGCCGAGCTCAGTGCAGCCGGATTGAGTTCCCACCAGTTGCGAATTGCTGAGCGCTGCTGTCTGAGAAGAGTCCGACGGGGCGTCTACGTTGTGACGTCGGTCTGCGATGAACCGACACATCGATTCATCGCCGATATCGGTGCAGCAGCGGGGACGACACTGCCGTGCGAGTCGGCAGGGGCTATGAAGCGCAATGAGGATCTGCACATCCTCGTACGATCCTATGTCGATGATTGTCCCGATGGAGCGGCGTTCTCTCACCGCAGCGCCCTGATCATTCACGGCTTGCCGATCCCGTATTTCGACAACGGTGCACCTCTCTGCGTGGAGTTCGTCCATCCGGAGTTCGGAGTGCGCCGTTCATCCGCCCACATCAGGAAGAGGCCGCTCGATGGAAACACCGAAGTCGTCAACGACTTTCGAGTCACCACTTTGCCTCAGACACTCTTGGACGTCGCCCGTGACTACCCACTGGCGTTCTCCGTCGCAGCAGTGGACGAAGCGCTTCGGAGAAAGCTCATTTCGATTCGAGAATTCGCGGATTACTGTGCCCACAATCCGGTGAGAACGCGGCAGGGGCGCGTTGATGCAGTCATCGCGAATGCTGACGCGCGACGGGAATCCGTGGCCGAATCGATCGCTGCAGTCCGATTCGTCGAATACTCGATTGCGGGTTTCGAGCCGCAAGTGGTCGTTCGAGATGAGAAAGGGGACTTCGTCGCGCGGACCGACTTTGCCAATCCCAAAGCGCACGTCGTGGCTGAATTCGACGGGGCTGGGAAGTACTACCTCGACGGTGCCGACCCGAAACGCGCCTTCGAGCTTGAACGCCGCAGGGAGTATTCCCTGCGCAATCTTGGCTTTCAAGTCTTCAGGATCACTTGGAAGGACCTTTTCCGAGGCGACCTCTTTCTGCGGATCAAAGACACCGTCAAACGACGCAGCCGATGA
- a CDS encoding FAD-binding oxidoreductase, with amino-acid sequence MTLQSQPVLTDAGREESVSSAARLAAMVGSTVIHLPGDPGYDEARTLWNTAVDLHPVAVAQPTTAAEVSAVVTASSQLGFQVAPVSTGHNAGPLIQHDLASTVLVKLSAMDGVEISPSTAMARVQGGALWGDVTEAAGRHGLACLHGSSPDVGVGGYLLGGGIFLYSRRLGMATSSLTAVEIVLADGELIRADHTQHQSLFWALRGGGGNFGIVTAFEFSLYPLETVHAGMMVWDIDDADRVLRAWAEWAPTAPHEITTSMRILNLPDIPGIPESVAGRPAVCMDGAVLADQKSARRVLAPMRDLSPRVDTFAQVPSSSITRLHMDPEGPTPVTGDTALLGRLTSEAVDAFLAQVGAGTEHSLLSAELRQLGGALARKHPDGGALSRMDGNFLLFGAAIADTPENEARGKKDANDLVRAMSPWSTGRQYLNFAEEPGDVGDNYGDREWLTLTRVKSAYDPENVFAANHPVPPAQP; translated from the coding sequence ATGACTCTGCAATCCCAACCGGTCCTCACCGACGCCGGGCGTGAGGAATCCGTCAGTTCTGCGGCCCGTCTTGCGGCAATGGTCGGTTCGACAGTGATCCACCTGCCGGGCGACCCGGGCTATGACGAGGCGCGGACGCTGTGGAACACTGCGGTCGATCTGCATCCAGTTGCCGTTGCCCAACCGACCACCGCCGCCGAGGTGTCGGCCGTCGTCACGGCTTCCAGCCAGCTCGGCTTCCAAGTCGCACCGGTAAGCACCGGTCACAACGCCGGCCCGCTCATCCAGCACGACCTCGCTTCGACTGTCCTGGTCAAACTCTCCGCCATGGACGGGGTCGAGATCAGCCCGTCGACGGCCATGGCGAGAGTCCAAGGAGGTGCGCTGTGGGGCGATGTCACCGAGGCGGCCGGCCGACACGGACTGGCCTGCCTGCACGGATCGTCGCCCGACGTCGGCGTGGGCGGGTACCTGCTGGGTGGAGGAATCTTCCTCTACTCGCGCCGATTGGGCATGGCCACCAGCAGCCTCACCGCTGTGGAGATCGTCCTCGCTGACGGCGAACTCATCCGCGCCGACCACACTCAGCATCAGTCGCTGTTCTGGGCGCTGCGCGGAGGCGGCGGCAATTTCGGCATAGTCACCGCTTTCGAATTCTCGCTCTATCCGCTGGAGACGGTGCACGCGGGAATGATGGTCTGGGACATCGACGACGCCGACCGAGTGCTGCGGGCCTGGGCCGAATGGGCTCCGACCGCGCCGCATGAGATCACCACATCGATGCGCATCCTCAATCTTCCCGACATACCGGGGATACCCGAGTCCGTGGCAGGCCGCCCCGCCGTCTGCATGGACGGTGCGGTCCTGGCCGATCAGAAGAGTGCGAGACGCGTGTTAGCGCCGATGCGGGACCTGTCTCCGCGGGTCGACACCTTCGCACAGGTGCCGTCGAGTTCGATCACCCGGCTCCACATGGACCCAGAGGGGCCGACCCCGGTCACCGGAGACACCGCGCTGCTGGGACGACTGACGAGCGAGGCTGTCGATGCGTTCCTCGCCCAGGTCGGTGCCGGGACGGAGCACTCTCTGCTCTCGGCAGAACTGCGACAGCTCGGAGGCGCCCTGGCCAGGAAGCATCCCGACGGCGGAGCGCTCAGCCGGATGGATGGGAACTTCCTGCTCTTCGGCGCGGCAATCGCCGACACCCCTGAGAACGAAGCTCGGGGAAAGAAAGATGCGAACGATCTGGTCCGGGCCATGTCGCCGTGGAGCACCGGTCGTCAGTATCTCAACTTCGCTGAGGAACCGGGCGACGTCGGCGACAACTACGGCGATCGCGAGTGGCTGACGCTGACCCGGGTCAAGAGCGCATATGATCCGGAGAACGTATTCGCTGCGAACCATCCTGTGCCGCCTGCCCAGCCTTGA
- a CDS encoding BTAD domain-containing putative transcriptional regulator, giving the protein MELRVMGRVEILHDGVARGVQGRTQRALLSLLVLRLRTWTPASLIVEALWPDERSERVATRLHVQIHRLRKQLGNGVLLSSPNGYRLDLNQNSIDVWCFEHSARTALAEDMPDHDLETLRCLEAAAAQWGGEPFPDVDLPGTADWQSELRALYARIRERSAEFHLEFGDGSAALRLLTRLTHEHPENEHAQVLRLSALQHTGQGTELPRAFVEVHRALEELGLDPSPDLLHTQRALVRNREEEIRSDLAVVDPAGELIPDTEDEADPTMRGSVLRRELAYILMAKGRHSEALSLLERLEALHSGLGHENLCAILLRDMVAVMALTGDLRRALRLLGEASRLDQRTTGTDAMLHIIRALVLTHMSRLHRAEEALAAVGESTGPTARQVMWWRTRSQIDRRTGRHHDAVVGALTAWNLARHDSAEADVGPILLDVACSLRDDGNAECFEWYRSALRFAHEDMRFPLAASTHASMAKAQLLWGRPQTAIVHSRAGLELAQWSGCWLFAGKAAARLAEAEEQMGVSSSALRHRQEAQSFYRRIDFPTPLPVRSGQDDGASFKAGQAAQDGSQRIRSPDHMRS; this is encoded by the coding sequence ATGGAATTGCGCGTAATGGGGCGCGTGGAGATTCTCCATGATGGTGTGGCCCGTGGGGTCCAGGGACGCACACAGCGAGCCCTTCTGTCTCTGTTGGTCCTCCGGCTCCGAACCTGGACGCCGGCGTCGCTCATCGTCGAAGCGCTGTGGCCGGATGAACGGTCCGAACGTGTCGCCACTCGCCTGCACGTCCAGATCCACCGTCTGCGCAAGCAGCTGGGCAACGGCGTTCTGCTCAGTTCTCCGAACGGCTACCGACTCGATCTCAATCAGAACTCCATCGACGTGTGGTGCTTCGAGCACAGCGCCCGGACCGCCCTCGCCGAGGATATGCCCGACCATGACCTCGAGACGCTGCGCTGCCTCGAAGCAGCCGCGGCCCAATGGGGCGGGGAACCGTTTCCCGACGTCGACCTGCCCGGTACGGCGGACTGGCAGTCCGAGCTCCGCGCTCTGTATGCCCGGATTCGGGAAAGATCCGCCGAATTCCATCTGGAGTTCGGCGACGGGAGCGCTGCCCTCAGGCTGCTCACTCGCCTGACACATGAGCATCCGGAGAACGAACATGCTCAGGTCCTCAGGCTCTCGGCCCTGCAGCACACGGGGCAGGGCACGGAACTGCCCCGCGCATTCGTCGAGGTGCACCGGGCCCTCGAGGAACTGGGGCTCGACCCGAGTCCGGACCTGCTCCACACTCAGCGAGCGCTCGTTCGCAATCGTGAGGAGGAGATCCGGTCCGACCTCGCCGTCGTCGATCCCGCTGGTGAGCTCATTCCCGACACCGAGGATGAGGCGGATCCGACGATGCGCGGATCGGTTCTGCGCCGCGAACTCGCCTATATCCTCATGGCGAAAGGGCGCCACAGCGAAGCACTGTCGCTGTTGGAGCGTTTGGAAGCGCTCCACTCCGGGTTGGGACACGAGAACCTGTGTGCGATCCTGCTCCGCGACATGGTGGCCGTCATGGCACTGACAGGAGACCTCCGCCGAGCCTTGCGCCTCCTCGGTGAGGCGTCGAGGCTCGACCAGCGAACGACGGGAACCGATGCGATGCTCCACATCATCCGTGCCCTCGTCCTCACTCATATGTCGCGCCTGCACCGGGCAGAGGAGGCGCTGGCAGCTGTGGGCGAATCAACTGGGCCCACGGCGCGCCAAGTTATGTGGTGGCGTACCCGCAGCCAGATCGACCGACGGACCGGTCGACATCACGACGCAGTCGTCGGCGCACTCACGGCCTGGAACCTTGCTCGACACGACTCCGCCGAGGCCGATGTGGGTCCGATCCTGCTCGATGTGGCCTGTTCCCTTCGTGATGACGGCAATGCGGAATGCTTCGAATGGTACCGCTCCGCACTCCGGTTCGCCCACGAGGACATGCGCTTCCCGCTGGCGGCCAGTACCCATGCGTCGATGGCGAAGGCACAGCTTCTGTGGGGCAGACCGCAGACTGCGATCGTGCACTCGCGCGCGGGCCTCGAACTCGCCCAGTGGTCAGGCTGCTGGTTGTTCGCCGGAAAGGCCGCCGCGCGCCTCGCTGAGGCAGAAGAGCAGATGGGAGTCTCCTCCTCCGCTCTCCGCCACCGGCAGGAAGCGCAGTCCTTCTACCGTCGCATCGACTTCCCGACGCCGCTCCCGGTCCGCAGCGGACAGGATGACGGTGCGTCGTTCAAGGCTGGGCAGGCGGCACAGGATGGTTCGCAGCGAATACGTTCTCCGGATCATATGCGCTCTTGA